DNA from Thermomicrobium roseum DSM 5159:
TGCGGCCGCGTGGCAGATACCCGATGTGAACATGACCGAAGAACGGGAGGAGATGGTGCTCGCACATCGAGTAAAACTCGATCCCCTTGACGACGACCATGGTATCCTGCTCCACATGAAAGATCGCGCCATTGACGATCTCGTGGAGATTCTGGCGGTAGCCCCGGGTCAGGAATGCCCATGCCTCCGCGACGCGCTGCGGTGTCCGCACCAATCCCTCCCGGTGCGGATCCTCGCCGATGATTTCCAACCACTGGGCAACCAACGAGCGCAGACGCTCCAGATCGCAGGTCGTCGTGAACTCGAGGCCCGTATCCTCGAGGTGGACGAGTTCTTCATGATGGTGCATTGCCGCCTCGCTTACCAAATCATTGCTCATCCAACGCCGTTCCGTTCATGCTCGAATACATCTTCTGCCCGGAGCAGCGCGCGATAGAGGATACCGCACGGCCGGCAACCGAGCAAGCGCTAGCACAACACGGGTTCGATCATAGCGATCACCGAGATAGGTGCCGCGCGATCGGCGGGGGGTAGCGACCGAGGTAGAACGGTAGGGACTGGACAGAGGCGTGAGCGGCAGAAGCCGCTTGGTCAATTGCAGCTCGGTTCGATCGAGCGCCGCGACGGACCAGTGCAGCGACTTGCCACACCGAGGTTTCATGGTTGGTGGGCGAGCGTTGCAGTCGCTTGCTCGTTCCGAATGGCCACCACAGCGTGGAGACGAAGCCGGACCCGACGACCCGATCTATCGAGCAATGTCAGACGCTGAGGCCCGCTTGCATGAACCCGGAAGGCCAATCCATCGATCGGGCCCTCGAAACGGCCCCTCATTGCACCAGCGCCGACGCAGGTTTCGCACCAGATCGCAAGTCCCGCACCCTCCGTCACGGAGTCACCACTCGCAGCCCCGGGGCAAGAACGGACCGTCAGCGCAGCACCTTGCCGGCTCTCCACAGCCCTTGCCCGGAAAGCGCCCGCTGAGGTTCTCACTCCTGTTAGACAATCCCCTCGCGTCTACCGCTCACCTGACGCCGGACGGCGGACCAGCGCCAGATCGTCAGGAGAAGAGGAATCAAGAGCTGACTCAGGACGAACGTTGGGTAAGAATCGAGACGCCGTCGCCACGCGAAGATGCCGAGCCACAAATATTGCGTCGAACGACCCAAGTTCGCTGCCACCGTGACCACGATCGGATGCCACCAGGAGCGTCTGACGCGCTCTTCACGGGCATGGTGTCCGACGGACAGCCACAAGCCCAGTTCTTCCAGCCAGCGAATCATCGCGTCCTGGGGTGCGAAGACGAGCCGGTAGACAGCGCGAGCGAGCTGGACCGCCCGACGATCCGGATCGCGCACTGCGGCTCGCAAGACTTCACCCCTCGCTACCCGGTACAAGTACTCGAGATTGAAATCCCAGCTCAGAAGGCCAGTAAAGGCCGATAGTGCAGCCAATGACGCTCGCCAGCCTCGTGTACGGTATCCGATCGCTGCGAAAAGAGCTGTATTGACCAGCGTATCGAGTTCGGTATCGAGATATCGGCCCAGTTCGCTCTCCTGCTGCCGCAAGCGAGCCAGTTGACCATCGGCATTGTCGAGAACGGTTACCACCTGGAGGAGTACTGCCGCCGCTCGCTCCCAGCCACGAGCCAGGCACCCAGCTGCCAGGAGACCGAGTCCGGTATGAGCAATGACGACCTGCTCTGGTTTGACTCGCGTTGGCAACAGGGCACAGGCCACGATGAATCCGAGCGGCCGGAAGATCACCAAATTGATGTACTCTACACCCGGCCGCGCCTTCAGACTCGCCTGGAACGCCTTGAGCAGTGCTTGCCGGTTCTGCGCGAGTCCCTTATTCCCCATATCCTCGTCCGACCTGTGCAGTCAGACCGAGCTGTTCGACGCCACGCAGCGCTCCTTGCACGAGGAAGCCGATATCGCTACCGGCCGTGACGAATCGGAAACCCTGCTGCGCTCGGTACAAGGCGTCTTCGACACTATAGGCAGCGTAACCCGCGATTTTGCCCGTATTCCGACAAGCTTCCAGCACGCGTTCGATCGCGCGCTCCTGCCGCTCGTCACCAGCCGCCCGACGCGGGTCGATTCCGAGAGACAGAGCAAGATCGCCGGGCCCGATCCAGCAACCGTCGATACCGGGAACCGAGAGAATCGCCTCGGCATTCTCCACTGCCTGGGCACTTTCGATTTGCACACCAACGAAGAGCTCCTCGTCGATCCATTCTGGATAATCAGCTCCATAGACCCGAGCACGTCCCCATCCCCACGAACGCATACCGCGCGGCGGAAAGCGGCAAGCGTCGGCAACCGCTCGCGCATCCTCTCGGGTGTGGACCAGCGGAACGATGATGCCGAGCACCCCGTCGTCCAGTAAGCGCCCGATCAGTGTGTAATCGTTGCGTGCGACCCGAGCCATAGGCACCGCGCGCCCGCAGGAAAGCGCCATCAGCGTGGCGATAACCGTATCCGGGCCGAAGGTGCCATGCTGCGTATCGATCAAGATGAAGTCGATCCCGCAATTAGCCAGTGCCTCTGCGACGAGCGGTGCGCCGAGCTGCAGCGTATAGCCGAAGGCCGGCTGGCCAGCCAACATCTTCCGCTTGGCGTGGTTCTCCCGCATACTTATGCCCCCCGTCATCATTG
Protein-coding regions in this window:
- a CDS encoding CDP-alcohol phosphatidyltransferase family protein; translated protein: MGNKGLAQNRQALLKAFQASLKARPGVEYINLVIFRPLGFIVACALLPTRVKPEQVVIAHTGLGLLAAGCLARGWERAAAVLLQVVTVLDNADGQLARLRQQESELGRYLDTELDTLVNTALFAAIGYRTRGWRASLAALSAFTGLLSWDFNLEYLYRVARGEVLRAAVRDPDRRAVQLARAVYRLVFAPQDAMIRWLEELGLWLSVGHHAREERVRRSWWHPIVVTVAANLGRSTQYLWLGIFAWRRRLDSYPTFVLSQLLIPLLLTIWRWSAVRRQVSGRREGIV
- the folE gene encoding GTP cyclohydrolase I FolE; this encodes MSNDLVSEAAMHHHEELVHLEDTGLEFTTTCDLERLRSLVAQWLEIIGEDPHREGLVRTPQRVAEAWAFLTRGYRQNLHEIVNGAIFHVEQDTMVVVKGIEFYSMCEHHLLPFFGHVHIGYLPRGRILGLSKFARIVDLYARRLQVQERLTNQIAEAIAELLDPQGVAVVADGIHLCMMMRGVEKQHARTTTSAMLGVFRESAAAREEFYRLLSTSS
- a CDS encoding HpcH/HpaI aldolase family protein codes for the protein MRENHAKRKMLAGQPAFGYTLQLGAPLVAEALANCGIDFILIDTQHGTFGPDTVIATLMALSCGRAVPMARVARNDYTLIGRLLDDGVLGIIVPLVHTREDARAVADACRFPPRGMRSWGWGRARVYGADYPEWIDEELFVGVQIESAQAVENAEAILSVPGIDGCWIGPGDLALSLGIDPRRAAGDERQERAIERVLEACRNTGKIAGYAAYSVEDALYRAQQGFRFVTAGSDIGFLVQGALRGVEQLGLTAQVGRGYGE